ATCCAGATATTATGTATTGTACGAGAAAGCcatatgaaatcaaaaataagAAATCTAAAGTGTCTGCTTTTGTTAAGCAGATCTAATTAGTGCTTTCAACACTGTTACTTTCTTGAGTGAAGTTGTTAGATCAGTTTTCTTGTTGATTCCCTTGGTTGCATCTGATATAAAATGTTTGCTGTTATAGTGTTATAAAAAGACGCGCCAAGGAACTGTCGGTGGTACGGTGAATCGGAACAGCTGGATGTGACAGTCTAAACAGGTCTTCCGATCTAAAGTGTTTCCTGTTCACTGTACCACCGTCAGTTCCTGGAGTAGTATCTTGAAAATGAATTGGAGTGTTGATTAACATGGTTGTCAGTTTCTCCATGTTGTAAATTAATCCTACAATTGGAATTTTAGAATCCATCTTTTTCTGATAGATTCTGCGTGGCATTGGCTCTAGTGGGGTATAATCAGAAAATGCTTTTACTGCAGCTTGGGGAATAGAAtttgtttgtttaattggttgATCATTAGTATGGGTGTGCAGGATActgggattttctttcattggtcTATGATTAAAGCGGTTTCAAGAGGGAACCGTAATCATGTCAGGAATCATATCCACCACAATGGTATCAGATAATGATTTGACCTGAAAGCGAATATAGTGTTTTTGCACGGTCATACTGTTTTCGATTGTCTGTGAGGTACAAACTAGAATGCAAGTGAATTTAGTCTGAACTTGAGTATGAGCATCTAGTGGTTTGCTGCTGTAGCTTCGGTCATGCACCGGAGGAGGCATTCCTAGAAAACCCTTGGTTAAGGGTTTACCAGAATAAATGAAAGCATGAGCCAAGAATGAAAACACAATTTTGCTATACTGTCATGAATCCTCCTCCTTGGTTCCAAAATTTTATGCCAAAAACGAAAAGCTAAGAAACAAAAGGGACATGATGGACAGAATTGGTTGGTATCTCTCAAAATAATATGAATAGCCTAATTGTAGGGCTTCTTTTGAAAAGCATGGGCACTAGCAGAATACTTTATACCCCACGggaaaaaagaaagacaaagcaaccactTAGTTGCACTACACTGTATTATATAGATGGGAAAAATCAATAGAAAGAACATTTTACAGAAGAATTACCATCTCCAACAACAAAATGGAATCATGACACAATCATCCTGCACATTTTGTCATCTTACCCTGCATGGGAAAATCAAACAGCAACTAGAAACAGTAAAAATTGGAGTAGAAAAAAGTTAAAGCTAAAAGGAGGAAATAGAACTTTCTGGTTCAGGTAAACCTGCTTTAACGTACCGAGTGCTTTGCGTAAAAATGAGAGGAGCACGATGATCACTGCAACACCTGCAAGTACGCCCACTATTATGGCAACGGTTCTCCCAACATTGTCCTCACTCGAAGAATCTGCGCGGATAGTTTTTGAGTTTAAGGACCAGATTAATGAggttttcatttcattttgtttttcatataattagaggaaagttcaaatacaaaaagaatgatTAGTGAGAATAAATGACTCAGAAAAGTGTATTATTAAACTTAATTTAggcaaacaaaacaaaagttggagaaagaaaaaaggaaaaacaaaagataGTCGGAAACTgtagaaagaaaataaaagtaaagtaATCCTGAATTCCTGACTGAACAAAGTAAAGGCTTGATTTTGACTATTAAACTTGGGAACATCTCTCAGTGGGTTTCACTTTTCCTCTGGGGAAATCCATAATGGAACTTTGAATTGTAATAGAGAAATTACTATTTGCGTCAACAAAGAAAGTagtgtattttcaaaaaataagttTACACTTTTCCTTGCCTAATGGATTTTTCTACATGCTTTCAGGATTTTTCTAGCTTTCTTATTTTTAATCCTGGCTCTGCCACTACCATCCAGGGTTGTAGTCTCAACTTCGCGAATGTGTATCGCAATAGAGACAGTTCAAAAACCTGTTGTTCAAGTTTGATTGTTATTCCCCATTGAGTAAATATTGATTTTTTCGACTAATCCTGTTCTAGTCTTGATTCGAGTTGCAATGGAACCGTATTCGCAAGAAAAGAATTCCACTCACGTCGCTATCTAGCCCAATTTGCATGCGAAACCGATGGTCAAGTAACCTGCTAGTGTCAGGGAACCATTTCAATGTAGAGTGAGCTTAGCAGTGGTTTATGATGACCGGAACCCATCATTGCCAcaattccttttttcttttttgattgatTGAAAGAGAGATTTTATTAAGAGAACTGGAATACAAAGATCTACAAGTCGTAAATAAATTACAAAGAAATCATTGCAAGAACCAGAGAAATGCAAAAGACAGGATTGAGAAGCGCACCTGAGGAATTGTAGTATCCGGAAGCCCAATACCGAGCATAACACTGTCCCAAGTAAATATCCACTGCTGATGCGGAGCCACAAGTGTTTTTCAGCTTCGAAACAGCTTCAGAAAGACATGATGAACAATCAGATGGACTCAAGTCACCTAAACATTGAGCAAAACCTTCCACCATCCCTAAACTAGCAACACGAAAACTTGTAGCTGCTTGCAGTTCCGCAAGAACGTCATCTCTTCTCTTAtagaattcaacatcatcactagtACTTCTGCTGCACTTTTTATATAAGATCGCCGTATCGGGTTTACCCAAGAAATCAATATTTTCGTATCTGACATAACAAGAGTCTAACTGCAAACCAGCTGCAAAAGAATTTGGACATACCAAATTTATTTGTCCAACTGCATTCTGAACACAACTTGTGCAGTCGTGAAGTTTCAAGTCACCTCTGCATTGATATAAGCCGTACGCGGCGTTACTGTCGGGTGTACTACTGTTACCGATAGCGAAAGCGTTGTAAGAAAACTGAGAAGATGAACTAACGATTGAAGATAGTAAAGAGTTGAGGTGTACTTCAAAAGGAGAGTCTGGTGGGTATCTATCTTGTGAACAACCTCCATAGATAAACATATAACCATTTACATGACCAAGAGAAAAGATTGAAGATGACAGCAGGAAGTAAAAGAAGATAGAAGAGAGGTTTAAAGATGAAAAGGAAATGGTGCCATGAGAGGATGAGTAGTTTCTGTGAAGCTCCATAAACATGAAAAACTTTGTTTTTGAGAATTTCTGGTCTTTGAATGAAGGATTAGATGGTTTGTGGTGTCTTTCTTGTGGAACCTTTCACTTTGAATAAGTAAGAAATTATTGGTTTCTATATGCCTAGAATGTCCTACTTGGCTTTGTTAAGTGGATTGATTATCATTACAAGAAAACcctttttggtttggttaagtGGGTTGATTATCATTACATGGATATACTATAATGCTTATATAATTTGTTGTCTACAACTAATGGTGATAAAAGTTATATTCTTGTTGCAAGGGCCAAAGGGTGTCATTTATCAGGACTAAATTCAAATAAAGGAGAAAATGTGTAGTGGATTTTTGGCACCATTGTACCATACATTGACCGTGTGGGTCACCAGAGGTCGTCGATCTTGAATGCGTGGGAAAGCGGTTTTGGTGATCTAAGTACTTAGCGGTTTTGGTGATCCAAGTACCCCAACTATCTCTATACTTCTAAATGGAACTCCTTGTTCTTCTTTTCAGCCATCAAGGAGCCTTCGTCAAGGTGATTGTTTGTCCCCGTATTTGTTTATTATTTGTATGGAGGTCCTGTCTAGACTTTTTCTTCGTGCTGAAAGTGCCAAGTTGCTTCATGGTGTTAAGCCTGCTAGAGTTGGACCATCTATCTCACATCTTTTTTTTCGTAGACGATGTCCTCTTATTTTTGAAAGCTAAATCATCTGAACTTAGGTTTGTTCAATACATTCTTTTGAGGTTCAGTCGCGCTTCTGGTCAGGTAATCAATCTTATCAAGAGTGCTATAGCTTTTAGCAAAAATATCCTAGGAGTCGACAAACTGAGATAGCTAACATGTTATAAATGAACACTATGAAACTTACTGATAGATATTTAGGGGTTCCTTTGTTTCTCAATAGATCTAAGGTTTTGTATTTTCAACCTTTAGTCGATCAAATACAGAAACATTTAGATGGTTGGCAAAAAAAAACTCATACCTCAATCTGGCAGCGCAATCCAAATACAATCTGTTTGAAATTCAGTTGCTTCTTACTAGATGTCATGTTTCCCGATTCCTGACTTTATTTTAAAACAATTAGATACGCTTCAGCAGAAATATTGGTGGGCCATCACCCAACAAGGAGGGGTTTAAACCCTAAGGCATGGAAAGGTCTGTGTCTTCCTAAAAGACATGTTGGTATGGGTTTTAAAAATCTCCGTAAATTTAATTTAGCTATGCTTACAAAAATGGCATGGAGGCTGGTTACTCAACCTCAGGCTTTATGTTCTCAAGTTTTGAAATCGAAGTATTTTCCAAAGCATAAACCGCTACATACAATTGCTAGGAAGAAGGGTACTTGGGTTTGGAATGGTATAACTAGAGGTTTAGAAATAGTTAGGAAATATCACATATGGGAGGTGGCTAATGGTCAGGATATAAGTATTTGGCAGGATAATTGGGTGGATATGAAGCCATAACCTCTCGTTAGTCCAACTGAGTATCATCTGTAAGATTATACTCAGGTTTCTCAGCTTATAGATCCTTACTCAaagcaatgagacgaagatgctctAGCAGAGTTGTTTACCCTTGCTTAAATAACACAAATTCAGTCCATTAGGATCCCTTACTCTGGGGATGACTGTATTAGATGGTCTCTTACTCAATCGGGTGATTTCTCTACTAAATCTGTGTATAAAATGTTATTATCTAATCAATGTTCTGCTACTGTTGCTCAACAGAAACAATGGATCAGGTTATGGCACATGAATATTTTACCTAAATTCAGATTGTTTATTTGGAAGTGTCTTCAAAATGTTCTGCCTTTAAAACCACATCTGTTTCAATTCAACATTGTGGAGAATGACCTTTGTCCTCTTTGTCGTTTATATCCTGAAACTTTTGATCACTTATTTTTTCATTGTGATTTTGCTAGAGCCATATGGTTTCAGTTATGCCCACAAATTTTTGCTACTGTTCACCTATTTAATTCTCTcaggtgtggatggggaaaaacgagccaccggttttttgggaaagtgaagagtcgagcgtgctgtcgagactcctcagccgggtaaaactcacacagatgcaccgctgcaaagggggtgcttagattcgggaaatcaatctgtatgactctagcctaaaccaagacaatgggcgtttcagagtcaattcggtcgcaaatagggagatgggttgatatgtaggagggaagctgagagttgtgctgggatcagtgatgatcaaggattgtgggtgtgttgaaggtttctgcaatattgctgaactgctgaagttgagttctgtgaataagtttatatcgagttgttgacggataatgatgataatcgatgattgatgatatgtcctcgatttagacttatttatattgcaagaatgatgtaccactgatccttgtaagtgtgacggtttcttgagtgaaagagtgggaaagtgggagatcgtggtaaagtcagttccatgtcgtgcggagacttgactgatcgtgcacccactacttttctaactcctccaaccgttcacacgacttacgcacatttctcgttgtggatgaattcatgtgtcgtagaccgccagaccaaaaccctaagtggcatccccccatttgtgacttGATTGacatttcacg
The nucleotide sequence above comes from Papaver somniferum cultivar HN1 chromosome 8, ASM357369v1, whole genome shotgun sequence. Encoded proteins:
- the LOC113302360 gene encoding cysteine-rich repeat secretory protein 15-like, which produces MFMELHRNYSSSHGTISFSSLNLSSIFFYFLLSSSIFSLGHVNGYMFIYGGCSQDRYPPDSPFEVHLNSLLSSIVSSSSQFSYNAFAIGNSSTPDSNAAYGLYQCRGDLKLHDCTSCVQNAVGQINLVCPNSFAAGLQLDSCYVRYENIDFLGKPDTAILYKKCSRSTSDDVEFYKRRDDVLAELQAATSFRVASLGMVEGFAQCLGDLSPSDCSSCLSEAVSKLKNTCGSASAVDIYLGQCYARYWASGYYNSSDSSSEDNVGRTVAIIVGVLAGVAVIIVLLSFLRKALG